The Deinococcus aquaticus genomic interval CGGCGACAGCAGCACCTACGTGCTGAAAAGCACGCTGGACGGCATTGCCGCCCTGGCCCTGGCCGGCGCGTACGGGATCGGGGTGGGGTTCAGCGCCCTGACGGTCCTGCTGATTCAGGGCGCCATCAGCCTCGCGGCCGGGAGTTTCGCGGCGGGCCTGCTGGGCGGCGCGGACCCCGCCATCCTGAAAACCAACCCGTACGTGCTGCTGCTCACGGGGGCCGGCGGCCTGACCATCATCGGCATCAGCTGGAACCTGATGCTGGCCGGGCTGGGCATGGAAGACCGCCGCGTGCGCGTGGGCAGCCTGCTGCCGGCGCTGCTTCTGGCCCCCCTGGCCCTGTGGGCCGCGACCCGCCTGACCGGCTGACCCGCCCGGTTACCCTCCGGCGCGTCGAAGCTGCTCGCGCCACCAGTCGCGGACGATCTGGCGGAACAGTGCGTAATCCGCGCCCAGCAGCAGGCGCACCTTGCGGTCCTTCTCGGCGCGCATGACTGCCAGTTTCGCTGGCGTGGAGGCCGTCACCTCGCCCTGCACATACAGCGTTTCACTGCCAGCCAGTCGCTGCAACTCCCTGACCTGCGCCACGGTCAGGTCCAGCGCCGCGATCAGCTGCTGCGCGTCGGCGCGCCCGGCGGGCAGCCGGAACAGGCGCGTCAGGACCGGCGCGTCCGGCCAGGGGTCCACTGTGGCCGGTGGCAGCGCGGTCAGGCGGGCCTGCGTAGCGGCGGGAGGCGGCGTGCCCGGGGTGTCCTGCGCGGCGGCCCACGTGCCTTCCGTCAGGGCGCCCAGGCACAGCGCCAGCGTGCAGGCCGGGAACGCGAGCGGGGAGGCGGGGCGGCGCACGGACATACCCCCAGCCTACGCCGGGCGCGGCCCGCAGGCGGGGGCCTGGTACGGATTGCGTCTGTTTCGTTCACAACCCGGCGCGGCACCGGGTTGCCGACTCCACGCCCGGAACTCGCCTTGGTCCTGCTCGCAGCCGCTCGGATTGAACGGGTGTTGCACACCCTTCAACTGGAGTCCGTATGAGCGGTGGGCTGCCATTAGCCGTGGGGCCGGGGGCGTGCTTAGCCACTCATCAGCCCCGGCTCATGCGGGGCACAGGGGCGCGGTTTTTCTTCAGGTGACCTTCGGGAATCCTTGCAGGACGGCCTTTTCTTCAGGCGTCGGTCAGTTTCGCGGCCTACGGTGTCCCTACCCACCGGCTGACAGGCCATCACACGATCCCTTCCCACCGTCCTTCAAGGAGGCACCAACATGCGCACCAACACCACGAACACCAACGCAAACAACGCGGGCCAGTCCGCCCGTCCGTCCGCCGCTCTGCCCGCCACGCTGATGATCTCGGCGCTGCTGGGCCTGGGCGCCACCGCCGGGGCCAGCCCCGCCAAGATCAGCGCGCAGAGCATCATCGTGAACCCGGTCGAGACGGACCTGGACGTGCAGGTATGGGTGAACCGCGACGCGAACGGCCAGGGCAACCCGGTGTACCGCAAGGGCGAACAGCTCAGCGTGGGCCTGAAAACCAACCAGGACGCGTACGTGTACCTGTTCAACGTGAACGCCAACGGTCAGATCGACCTGTTCTTCCCGAACACCTTCGAGGAAAGCAACTTCGTGCAGGCCGGCGTGACCCGCGTGTTCCCGTCGCAGAACGCCAAGTACAACTTCACGGTGGGCGGCCCCAACGGTCAGGACCGCCTGCTGGCCCTTGCCAGCACAAAGGAACTTGACCTGAACGACGTGGCCCGCTTCGCGGAGGGTCAGGGCTTCGCGCAGGTGCGGGTCAAGGGTCAGGAGAACCTCGCGCGGGCCCTGAGCATCGTCGTCAACCCCCTGCCCGCCGACGGCTGGACCACTGACGTCGTGACCTTCCGCGTGGGCGGCACGCCCGTGAACACGCCACCCGCCCCGGCAGCGGGCGGCGCGACCGGCACGGTGACCATCACGCCCGGCCAGGGTCAGCCCGCGCAGCCGCAACCGGCCCCCGTTCAACCGGCACCGGTCCAGCCTGCCCCCACCCAGCCGACCCCGCAGCCCACGCCGACCGGGCAGATCCAGCCGGGCGAACGGCAGAATGCTGCGCGCGATCAGGCCATGGTGGACGCCTACGCCCGCCTGAAGGGCAGCGAGAGCCTGGGGCAGGCCACCACGTACGCCGTCCCCTGGGGCGACGGTCTGTGGCAGAAGTTCCGTGGCGTTGGCGCGTACGGGGACGCCGCACTGCTGCACGCGAACGGCAGCAGCCGCTCGTACGCCGTGCACGGCATGCTGCTCGAACGCTACCTGGCGCTGGCGAAAGCCGAGAACGGCGCGACCCGCCCCCCCAGCCGCCTGGGCTGGGCCGCCGGTGACGAGAAGGTCATTCCGCGCAACACCTACGGCACCAGCGGCCTGTACGGGTTCTTCCAGTACGGCGCGCTGTACGGCACCGAGAAGTACGGCACGTTCTGGCTGACGGGCGCCGTTCTGAAGACCTACCAGGGTCTGGGCGGCAGCGGCTCGTTCCTGGGCTTCCCTACCCGCGACCAGTACCAGATCGGCGGTGCGTGGGCAGCTGATTTCGAGGGCGGCACCATCCGCACCGTGAACGGCGCCGTGAAGGTGTACCGCAAGTAATCCGGACCCGGGTTGAAGGGGCCGTGAGGCCTCTTGACCGGACTCTGCACCACCCGCACCGCCCGTCCCGGAACATTCGGGCGGTGGTGCTTTCGGTTCTGGTGGGCCAGTCATGAGGGCCATGAACTGGGTGTTCAGGTGCGGGTCAGGCAGCGGAACTACTCTGACGCTACCCCAACAGGTTAATACCAGTTAACCCAGCTGTTGGGCACCACGCGTTCGATCCGGGGACACGCTCACCTGCACCCTCGCCGCCCCCCGGCCTCCACCGCAACCCCGCAGGCGCCGCACTGTGCGCGGCCCCTGGCGGGTCCCAATCAGCCCTCACCTGAAAGCGGCGCACCCCCACCACCGGGAGTGCGCCGCGAACACGTCGGCCCTGAAATCAGGTCCCGAGATCAGCCGGGCTCAGCTGAGTTTCGCCTTGAATTCCTCGTACCCGAAGGACTTCACGCACTCGTACGACCCGTCCACGTGCAGGATGCCGATATCCGGGTGCTTGACCCCGTTGAAGAAGGTCGTCTTGACCATCGTGTAATGAATCATGTCGTCGAACACCACGCGGTCCCCCACCGACAGGGGTCGCTCGAACACGTACTCGCCGACCACGTCGCCCGCCAGGCAGGTCGTTCCGCCGATCAGGTACGGGTGGCCGCCCGCGCCCTCGCTCGTCTCGCGGTGATGATCGAGTTCCGGCGGGTCACCCGCGCCCAGAATGCGCGGCCGGTACGGCATCTCCAGCACGTCTGGCATGTGCGCCGACACGCTGATGTCCAGCAGCAGGGCGTCTTTCACGTTATGCACCACGTCCAGCACGCTGCTGACCAGCCACCCGGTCTGCCAGCCGAACGCACTGCCAGGCTCCAGGATCACGTGCACGCCCCACTTCTCGCGGAAGGCGCGGACCACACGGATCAGGCGCGGGATGTCGTACCCCTCGCGGGTCATCAGGTGCCCGCCGCCGAAGTTCACCCACTTCACCTGCGAGAGCACATCACCGAAGTTGCGTTCCAGCACTTCCAGCGTACGCTCCAGCGTATCGCTGTCCTTCTCGCACAGCGTGTGGAAGTGCAGGCCGTCCACGCCGTCCATCAGGTCCATGCGGAACTCACGGCGCGTCACACCCAGACGGGAAAACGGCCCGGCCGGGTTGTACAGGTCCGTCTCGACCTCGGCGTACTCCGGGTTCACGCGGATCCCCACGTGCACCGTCCGGCCCGCCTCACGCGCCGCCACCACCTGCGGTTTAAAGCGCTCCCACTGACTGAACGAGTTGAACACCAGATGATCCGCCAGCGCCAGCACCTCCGGGAACTCCGAGTCGCTGTACGCCGGGGCGTACACGTGCACCTCGCCGCGCATCTCCTCGCGGGCCAGACGCGCCTCGTTCAGACTGCTGGCCGTCGCGCCCGTAATCCCGTACTCGCGCAACACCGGGAACGCCGACCACATCGAGAAGCCCTTGAACGCCACGATAATCTGCGCACCACTCTCCCGCTGCACATGCGAGATCAGAGCCAGATTCCGGCGCAAACGGGACTCATCCAGCACGAACGCCGGACTGGGAATCGCCGACCAGTCCACGGAATCCACGGGCGTCACGGCAGGCAGGGCAAAATCAATTACAGTCACGCCCCACAGCCTAACCGCTGCGAAGCCCACCGAAGGTCAGCGGGCGTTCAGTGATCCCTGGGATCGACCGGCTCGAAGTGAATGCCGTCCTCCCTGAAGACCGGCTGGAGTTCACCGGCCGCCACGCGTTCGATCAACTGTTGATGCTCGGCGCTCACCTCGCGCTGTGGCTGCGTCTCCCATGGATTCACCGACCTGTCCGTCAGGTGACTGAAGACCCGGAACGCCCCGAAGATCAGCGCGGCAATCAGGAACCAGGGCACGCGGGTCTGCCGCTCTTCAGCTGGCTCCTCAGGTCGTACCGGTCCTGTCCGGACGGCTCTGAGTTTCACGCGCCGGGCCGTTCCTGCCTGCCAGTCACGGTCCCGCGCGGCCTTCAGTGCCTTGCTGGACGGAGCGTGATCGGTGCTGGCGGCTCGTTCCAGCAGGTGCCGGGCGTACTCCAGGCTGGCCTGGAGGGGCTGTGTATCCACGGGCCGCAGCAGGCCGTCTTCGCCCAGTTCGACATTCCCGGCCCGTAACTGCTGAGCCAGTTCGAAACGGGCGTCGTTTTCACCACCGTCAGCGGCGCGGTGCAGATACCTGAAGCGTTGCCGTGGCTCCAGATTGAACTGCCGCTGGAATTCCGGGAACTGCTGGTACACGTGCCAGCTCATTTCTCCGCTGAGCAGGTCGGCCGCCTTGAGGATGTCTGCTCGCCGCTGCTCGACTGGCGCGGAGGTGTGTTCGCTGAGGTAGGCGAGTGTTTCAGCCGCTGCCGTATGACCCTGGTCGCGGGCGATTTCCAGAACGGCGCGGGCACTCTGCGTGCCCCACGCGGGATGGACCAACTGCATGTGGCCAAGCAGGACTGCCGAATCGGCGTCTCCGTCCTGCGCCGCACTGGCCAGCAGGGCCGTGATGCGTGGTAACTCGGGCTTGATCCAGTCTTCAGCATTGAGCACAGCCCAGCCAAAATTACCGGACGGCACGGTGTTCTCCTGCTGCGCGGCTGAAAGGTAACGGTGCAGGGCGTCCAGACGCTCGGACGGGCTGGCGTTCGCTCCCGTCAGGGCGATGAGTAACTGCTCGGACTGGAGCGGGTGCAGTTCGGCGGCGATGCGTGCGCGTTCCACGGCCAGTGCGTGGTCCTGCGCGAAATGCTGCGCGTGGTGCGCCACGTGTCTGTGGAATTCGGCCCAGAGGCGCTGCATGTCGGTCTGGCCGAGTTGTCCGGCGTCCTGCTGCTGGCGGACGAAGGTCAGCATGTGTTCCTCGCTGCCGCCCCACTCGGTGCGCAGGTGCAGCAGCATGATGCGGCGCAGGGCGAGGGTGCCCGGGTTGTCCTGAACGGCGCGCGTGAACCAGTCCGGGTACTGCTGCGTCTGCACGTCGTGCAGGCTCAGCTGGCAGCCGCGCGTGTTGCTGGTCAGTCCGATGACGTTCCAGGCGGCCAGGGGGTTGTCGGTGAGGGTGGCGGCGTGGCGGGCGTAGCCGTCCGTCTGGGTCAGGAAGTGGTCCAGGGAACGCCAGCCCTGGTCACTGACGCGGTTGGAGGTATGGCCGCCGCGCGCTTCCCAGCCGCGTCCCAGGAACCAGTTCGCCAGAGCGACGTGCGGGGCGTAGGCGCCGGGGTGCGTTTCGGTCCATTTCTGGAAGCCGTCGCCCAGGGTCAGGTCGGACGTCTGGAAGGGCTGGAAGGCGCGCAGCAGGTCGCGTTCATGCAGTTTCCCAGCCTCAAACTGCGCCTGCAGGTTGCTCAGGTGGGTGTGCAGGGGGTTGATGTCGCCGCTGCGCAGCAGGTTCAGGAGGTCCGGGCCGTTCATGCAGCGTTCATGTTAGGGCTCGCCCCCTGGTCTGCCAAGCGAATCTGCCCGCACCACCGGCGGGGTGAGCGGGCAGGAACGGCGCCGGGCAGAGGCGCGCAATGGGGCGGGCTACCCGGCGATGAATTTCAGGGTCTGCTCGGGGGTGTCGTCGTCGCGGGTCAGGGTGGGGACGATGGTGCTGGTGCTGAGGCCAGCGGCGTAGCGGACGTCCTCGCCCAGGCCCAGGCGGCTGAGGTGCTGGCCGTGGCCGCTGCTGCCCAGCGCCTCGAGGGGGTTGCCGCCGTTGCGGCGCACGGTCAGGGCGATGCGCGCGCCGTCGTCGATGCTGAATTCACCCATGGCGAGCAGGTACTCGGCGAGCACGCCGGCGGCGTACACGTCTTCCAGACCGACGTGGTTGTCGGTGCCGGCGCAGACGATGGCGATCTCCTCGGTGGCGGCGGCGCGGGCGCGGCGGGCGGCGGCGTGCGCGTTCGTCAGGGACGCCAGGAACACGTGCTTGCCGCTCTGCGCGGCGGTGTGGGCGGCGCCGGTGCCGTTGGTGGTGTTCATGACGACCGTCTTGCCGGTGAAGTTCTGCCCGGCGGCCTCGGCGGGGCTGTTGCCGAAGTCGAAGCCGGGGATGGGCAGGCCGCCGCGTTCCCCGCCGAGCAGGTAGGGGGTGCTTTCTCCTTCGGGGCGCAGGGCGAGGGCCACTTCGGGGGTGGCGGTCAGCAGCAGGGCCTCGGCGCTGCGTTCGAGGTACGCGACGGCGGTGGTGGTGGCGCGCAGCACGTCGATGATGATGACAACATCCGGGTAGTTGCCGTGTGGGAGAAGGTCGACGCGGAGCCGCATGTTATTTCAGGGCCTCGCGCAGGCGTTCCAGTCCGGCCTGGGCGCCGTCCTTGCCGAACACGGCGCTTCCGGCGACGAGGTTGCTGGCCCCGGCGTTCACGACGGCGCGGGCGTTGGTGGGGCCCACGCCGCCGTCGACCTGCAACTCGGCGGCGCTGCCGGTCTCGTCGAGCCAGCGGCGGACGGTGCGGATGCGCTCGAGGCTGTGCGGGATGAATTTCTGGCCGCCGAAGCCGGGGTTGACGCTCATGATCAGGATCAGGTCCACGTCGTGCAGCAGGGGTTGCAGTGTTTCGAGGGGCGTGCCGGGGTTGAGGGTCACGCCGGCTTTCTTGCCGAGTTCTCGGATCTGCTGCACGGCGCGGTGGATGTGAGGGGTGCTTTCCACGTGGACGGTCAGTCCGTCGGCTCCGGCGTCCGCGAAGTCTTTCAGGTAGCGTTCCGGGCGGTCGATCATCAGGTGAACGTCCATGAACAGGCTGCTGGCGGCGCGGGCGGCGGCGAGGATGGGCAGGCCAAAGGAGATGTTCGGCACGAACTGGCCGTCCATGACGTCCACGTGTGCCCAGTCGGCTCCGGCGATGGCGTTCAGTTCCTCGCCGAGGCGGCTGAAGTCGCTGGCGAGGATGCTCGGCGCGAGTTTCACGCGTCTGGAGGAATCGGATTCGGCAGTCACGCCCGGCAGTCTAACATTGCTCACGTTACGCCAGGAACAGATGACCGATTCGCCATTACAGGTGATACGGACTCCGGCTGAATGGTGTGCGACACCCGTTCAACCCGGGCGGAGGCGAGAGGAAGAAAAACGGGTTCCGGGCATGGAGTGAACAGCCGGTGCCCTGTCCGGGTGGTCAACGAAACAGACGGAATGAGATGAACCCCCGGGTGAATCATGGCCCCGGCAAATGTCCACAACAGAGCGCACAGGCAGCGTGCCCGGGCGCTCCGTTCACGCAGAATCAGCGGCCGTAGTAGGCGGTCAGGCTGGTCTTGGCCAACACCTGACCGTTCATCATGAAGCCCAGCACGGCGGGGGTGGTACCGGCCGGGAGATCCAGCTTGCCGCTCAGGGCGTACAGCGTGAACACGTAGCGGTGGGCCTTGTCGCCCACGGGCGGGCAGGCTCCCACGAAGCCGGGCTGGCCGCCCTCGTTGTTCAGTTGCTGCGCGCCGGCAGGCAGGGTGCCGCCGGGGTTCCCGGCGCCCTCGGCCAGTCCGGTGGCCGTGGCCGGGATGTTGAACACGGACCAGTGCCAGAAGCCGCTGCCGGTGGGGGCGTCCGGATCGTACTTGGTCAGGACCAGCGACTGCGTGCCGGTGGGCACGCCGGACCAGTTCAGGGGGGGGCTGACGTTCGGGCCGCTGCAGCCGAACCCATTGGCAACCTGCGCGGCCGGGTACGCGCCGCCGCCAGCGAAGGTGGGACTGGTCAGGCTCAGGCCCATGCTGGTGGCGGTGGGGGCGGGCTGCGCGACGGTCAGGCGCTGGGCGGGGTTCAGGCCCGCATTGCCGGGGTTCGCGCCGCCGATCATGGCGGTGGGGGCGCAGGAGGCGAGGCTGAGGGCGGCGGCGATCACGGCGGCGGTCTTGATGGGCTGGAGCTTGATGGGCTGGGGCATGTGGGTTCCTCCGGAAGGGGGTTGGGCTGTGGCTGATCTCAAGTGGGCGATCTGAAGTGGTGGGCTGCTGACTGGCCGCGCGGGGGGGGGACAGATTGCTTTGAAGTTAAACGAGTTTTCACTGTGGGCAGCCGGCGAAGCACACAATCTGAAGATCCGCTGAGGCTGGAATGCGGGTCTGCCCGGTACGCACCCCTGTCACGCACACGGGAACGCCACGCCCCGCGGACCTAACGTGCGTTTGAGTGCGTGGCATGATGGGCGCATCAAGTTGTCTCACTTCCGGAGTGCGTGGCCCGCGCCCCTCACTCCGCCTCTCCTGACCCGCCGGAGGTCCACCGCATGACCCAACCTATCCCCCCCCAGGCTGCCGACCTGAATGCCTGGAAAACCCTGGCCCGCAAGGACCTGCGCGGCGCGGAACCCGACACGCTGAACCGCGTGACGCCCGAGGGCCTGACCCTGAAGGCCCTCTACACCCGCGCCGACACGGACGGCCTGGACGCCGACACCGTGCCGGGCCTGCCACCGTTCACGCGCGGCCCCAGGGCCACCATGTACGCCGCGCGCCCCTGGACCATCCGGCAGTACGCGGGCTTCAGCACCGCCGAGGCCAGTAACGCCTTCTACCGCCGGAACCTCGCGGCCGGGCAGAAGGGCCTGTCGGTGGCCTTCGATCTCGCCACGCACCGCGGGTACGACAGCGACCACCCGCGCGTCGTGGGGGATGTGGGCAAGGCCGGGGTCGCCATCGACAGTGTCGAGGACATGAAGGTGCTGTTCGACGGCATCCCCCTGTCAGAGATGTCGGTGTCCATGACCATGAACGGCGCGGTCCTGCCGATCCTGGCGGGGTACATCGTGGCCGGGCTGGAGCAGGGCGCCACGCTGGATCAGCTGTCGGGCACCATCCAGAACGACATCCTCAAAGAGTTCATGGTGCGCAACACGTACATCTACCCGCCGGCGCCCAGCATGCGGATCATCGCGGACATCATCGAGTTCACGGCGCAGCAGATGCCGCGCTTCAACTCCATCTCCATCAGCGGGTACCACATTCAGGAGGCCGGAGCGAACGCCGCGCTGGAACTCGCCTACACCCTCGCGGACGGGTTGGAGTACGTGAAGGCCGCGCTGGGCAAGGGCCTGCACATCGACGAGTTCGCGCCGCGCCTGAGTTTCTTCTTCGGGATCGGCATGAACTTCTACACCGAGGTCGCCAAACTCCGCGCCG includes:
- a CDS encoding YbhB/YbcL family Raf kinase inhibitor-like protein; this translates as MPQPIKLQPIKTAAVIAAALSLASCAPTAMIGGANPGNAGLNPAQRLTVAQPAPTATSMGLSLTSPTFAGGGAYPAAQVANGFGCSGPNVSPPLNWSGVPTGTQSLVLTKYDPDAPTGSGFWHWSVFNIPATATGLAEGAGNPGGTLPAGAQQLNNEGGQPGFVGACPPVGDKAHRYVFTLYALSGKLDLPAGTTPAVLGFMMNGQVLAKTSLTAYYGR
- the nspC gene encoding carboxynorspermidine decarboxylase, producing MTVIDFALPAVTPVDSVDWSAIPSPAFVLDESRLRRNLALISHVQRESGAQIIVAFKGFSMWSAFPVLREYGITGATASSLNEARLAREEMRGEVHVYAPAYSDSEFPEVLALADHLVFNSFSQWERFKPQVVAAREAGRTVHVGIRVNPEYAEVETDLYNPAGPFSRLGVTRREFRMDLMDGVDGLHFHTLCEKDSDTLERTLEVLERNFGDVLSQVKWVNFGGGHLMTREGYDIPRLIRVVRAFREKWGVHVILEPGSAFGWQTGWLVSSVLDVVHNVKDALLLDISVSAHMPDVLEMPYRPRILGAGDPPELDHHRETSEGAGGHPYLIGGTTCLAGDVVGEYVFERPLSVGDRVVFDDMIHYTMVKTTFFNGVKHPDIGILHVDGSYECVKSFGYEEFKAKLS
- the rpe gene encoding ribulose-phosphate 3-epimerase; the protein is MTAESDSSRRVKLAPSILASDFSRLGEELNAIAGADWAHVDVMDGQFVPNISFGLPILAAARAASSLFMDVHLMIDRPERYLKDFADAGADGLTVHVESTPHIHRAVQQIRELGKKAGVTLNPGTPLETLQPLLHDVDLILIMSVNPGFGGQKFIPHSLERIRTVRRWLDETGSAAELQVDGGVGPTNARAVVNAGASNLVAGSAVFGKDGAQAGLERLREALK
- a CDS encoding 2-phosphosulfolactate phosphatase, yielding MRLRVDLLPHGNYPDVVIIIDVLRATTTAVAYLERSAEALLLTATPEVALALRPEGESTPYLLGGERGGLPIPGFDFGNSPAEAAGQNFTGKTVVMNTTNGTGAAHTAAQSGKHVFLASLTNAHAAARRARAAATEEIAIVCAGTDNHVGLEDVYAAGVLAEYLLAMGEFSIDDGARIALTVRRNGGNPLEALGSSGHGQHLSRLGLGEDVRYAAGLSTSTIVPTLTRDDDTPEQTLKFIAG
- a CDS encoding DUF4384 domain-containing protein; amino-acid sequence: MISALLGLGATAGASPAKISAQSIIVNPVETDLDVQVWVNRDANGQGNPVYRKGEQLSVGLKTNQDAYVYLFNVNANGQIDLFFPNTFEESNFVQAGVTRVFPSQNAKYNFTVGGPNGQDRLLALASTKELDLNDVARFAEGQGFAQVRVKGQENLARALSIVVNPLPADGWTTDVVTFRVGGTPVNTPPAPAAGGATGTVTITPGQGQPAQPQPAPVQPAPVQPAPTQPTPQPTPTGQIQPGERQNAARDQAMVDAYARLKGSESLGQATTYAVPWGDGLWQKFRGVGAYGDAALLHANGSSRSYAVHGMLLERYLALAKAENGATRPPSRLGWAAGDEKVIPRNTYGTSGLYGFFQYGALYGTEKYGTFWLTGAVLKTYQGLGGSGSFLGFPTRDQYQIGGAWAADFEGGTIRTVNGAVKVYRK